DNA sequence from the Sulfurimonas sp. HSL3-7 genome:
ATGGACGGCATCGAGTTTTACGGCGCGTTGAACTGCATGAAGGCGGGCATCGCCTACAGCGACCGGGTCACGACGGTCAGCCCCCGGTACGCCGAAGAGATTTTGACGGCAGAGTTCGGCTGCGGTCTTGAGGGCTTTTTACAGCACCACGCTGCCAAGCTTTCGGGTGTCCTCAACGGTATCGATACCGAATATTTTGACCCGAGCAGCGACACGGCACTTGCTTCAGGTTTCGATGCGCATAATCTGGATCTGAAATATTGCAATAAAAAAGCACTGCTCAAGGAGGCGGGACTCAAAGATCCGAGAGTGCCTCTTTTTGTCATGATCAGCCGGCTGGCGCATCAGAAGGGGTTTGATCTGCTTTTGGAGGCACTAAAACCGATGCTGAAAAAGCGGCTCAACATACTGATCCTGGTTGAGGGCGTAAACCATTACCGGACAGCACTGGAGAAGATCGCGGAAAAACATGGAAATCTTTGCCTCTTTTTTGGCTACAATGAAGCACTTTCTCACCGTATCTATGCCGGGGGCGATTTTTTGCTGATGCCCTCGCTTTTTGAGCCTTGCGGGCTCAATCAGATGATCGCAATGCGTTACGGAACAGTTCCTGTCGTCCACAGTGTCGGCGGTCTCTTTGATACGGTGCACGAAGATAGCGAAACGTGTGGTACGGGGATCGTTTTTTTAAGACCGACCAAAAAAGCACTGCTTAACGCTGTTGAACGTGCGTTGAGCCTCAAAAGCGACGTGCAAAAAATGGAGAAAACCATCCGTTTTAATATGGCATGCGACTTCTCGTTTGAGAAGAGCGCCAAAGCCTATATAGGGCTCTATAGAGAGCTTCAGCAAGGTTCACTCACAATAAAGGATTATAATGGTTAAGAAACAACTCAATATTTTATTTGTTGCCTCCGAAGTGGTGCCTTTCGCCAAGACAGGCGGTCTGGCCGATGTTTCAGGTGCACTGCCCAAAGCGTTGAAAGAGAGGGGGCATAATGTCATCGTCGTCATGCCGCGCTACTATCAGATCGACAAAGGTACACTTACCCACGTAGAGGGTTCTTTGGGGGTTCCTATGGGGCCGATGGGTGAACTTTGGGCAGGCGTCTACACGACGACCCTTCCTGAAAGTGATGCAA
Encoded proteins:
- the glgA gene encoding glycogen synthase GlgA; protein product: MKALFAASEIFPFAKTGGLADVAHALPRALSKQLEIISVMPLYGFMQSASLSRDELSFSVTLGSIEYDIALYTAENQGVKTYFIQAPLLSATQGLYGDENGEYANNDLRFGIFCAAIVELAAALQIDIVHLNDWHTALAALFIKERSLDIKSLFTIHNLAYQGIFEASSLQRLGIDSRYFHMDGIEFYGALNCMKAGIAYSDRVTTVSPRYAEEILTAEFGCGLEGFLQHHAAKLSGVLNGIDTEYFDPSSDTALASGFDAHNLDLKYCNKKALLKEAGLKDPRVPLFVMISRLAHQKGFDLLLEALKPMLKKRLNILILVEGVNHYRTALEKIAEKHGNLCLFFGYNEALSHRIYAGGDFLLMPSLFEPCGLNQMIAMRYGTVPVVHSVGGLFDTVHEDSETCGTGIVFLRPTKKALLNAVERALSLKSDVQKMEKTIRFNMACDFSFEKSAKAYIGLYRELQQGSLTIKDYNG